The Monodelphis domestica isolate mMonDom1 chromosome 7, mMonDom1.pri, whole genome shotgun sequence genome window below encodes:
- the GNGT1 gene encoding guanine nucleotide-binding protein G(T) subunit gamma-T1, whose protein sequence is MPVINIEDLTEKDKLKMEVDQLKKEVTLERVVVSKCCEEVRDYIEERSGEDPLVKGIPEDKNPFKELKGGCVIS, encoded by the exons ATGCCCGTCATCAACATCGAGGACCTGACGGAGAAGGACAAGCTCAAGATGGAGGTGGACCAGCTGAAGAAGGAGGTGACCCTGGAGAGGGTGGTG gtcTCAAAATGTTGTGAAGAAGTAAGGGACTACATAGAGGAGAGGTCTGGGGAGGACCCCCTTGTGAAGGGGATCCCGGAGGACAAGAACCCCTTCAAGGAGCTCAAGGGCGGCTGCGTCATTTCCTGA
- the TFPI2 gene encoding tissue factor pathway inhibitor 2: MIPLLLPLLLCWPALGAALPALLEPPPPPPSSPCLQPRDDGSCQGLEPHLQYALRLQKCLSLLFRGCEGKANNFDSVEACERECGWISRRNQQLPATSREPEKLRQPSGNRGTSDRLDGAAAGSSLQKRLLDVAQSILEHLAELRAPEPPSQRTRRTRGGQGGLPDSWGSISRASHPLDAALRLPPRDPQPPRTYGGGGRSSGPQKSLHTGAGSKPRRTWSAPRRAGFRRGRRDTSAHGRGGARP; this comes from the exons ATGATTCCGCTCCTCCTGCCGCTGCTGCTGTGCTGGCCGGCGCTCGGGGCTGCTCTCCCGGCGCTGCTGgagcccccgcccccgcccccctcATCGCCCTGCCTGCAGCCCCGGGACGACGGGTCGTGCCAAGGGCTCGAACCCCACCTCCAGTACGCCCTCCGCCTGCAGAAGTGCCTCTCCTTACTCTTCAGGGGCTGCGAAGGCAAAGCCAACAACTTCGACTCGGTGGAGGCCTGCGAGCGGGAGTGCGGCTGGATCTCCA GGCGGAATCAGCAGCTGCCCGCGACCAGCCGGGAACCAGAGAAGCTCCGGCAGCCCAGCGGAAACCGAGGCACCAGCGACAGGCTCGACGGGGCGGCTGCCGGTTCTTCCCTTCAGAAACGGCTGCTTGATGTGGCACAGTCTATCCTCGAGCACCTTGCGGAGCTGAGGGCCCCAGAGCCGCCCTCCCAGAGGACCCGGAGGACGAGGGGAGGCCAGGGGGGCCTGCCGGACAGCTGGGGGAGCATCTCCAGAGCCTCCCACCCCCTTGACGCCGCCCTTCGGCTTCCTCCTCGTGACCCGCAGCCGCCGAGGACCTACGGGGGAGGCGGGAGATCCTCCGGGCCCCAGAAGTCGCTCCACACCGGGGCAGGCTCGAAGCCCCGCCGCACCTGGTCCGCACCGAGGAGAGCAGGGTTCCGGCGGGGCAGGAGAGACACCAGCGCCCACGGCCGGGGCGGGGCCCGTCCATGA